From one Streptomyces chromofuscus genomic stretch:
- a CDS encoding mycothiol transferase, whose amino-acid sequence MHAKDILIDSYGRIQEEVHAAVDGLTADDLNARPGPSANSVAWLIWHLSRVQDDHVSDASGLDQVWLAQDWEKRFGLGLPRHDTGYGHGPAKVAKVRVDSPDLLTGYYDAVHQQTLGFVRGLTSAELDDIVDDRWDPPVSLGVRLVSVLSDDLQHVGQAAYVRGLLQAS is encoded by the coding sequence ATGCATGCCAAGGACATCCTCATCGACAGCTACGGCCGCATTCAGGAAGAAGTCCACGCCGCCGTCGACGGCCTCACGGCCGACGACCTCAACGCCCGCCCCGGTCCGTCCGCCAACTCCGTCGCCTGGCTGATCTGGCATCTCAGCCGCGTCCAGGACGACCACGTCTCCGACGCCTCCGGACTCGACCAGGTCTGGCTGGCGCAGGACTGGGAGAAGCGCTTCGGGCTCGGGCTGCCGCGCCACGACACCGGGTACGGGCACGGCCCCGCGAAGGTCGCCAAGGTGCGGGTCGACTCCCCCGACCTGCTGACCGGCTACTACGACGCCGTGCACCAGCAGACGCTCGGCTTCGTGCGCGGGCTGACCTCCGCCGAACTGGACGACATCGTCGACGACCGCTGGGACCCGCCGGTCAGCCTCGGCGTGAGGCTGGTGAGCGTGCTGTCCGACGACCTCCAGCACGTCGGCCAGGCCGCCTACGTACGCGGTCTGCTTCAGGCCTCGTAG
- a CDS encoding adenosine deaminase, translating into MTATRVDTAILRRLPKAVLHDHLDGGLRPTTVVELAETVGHTLPTTDPDALAAWYYDAANSGDLVRYIATFEHTLAVMQTREGLLRTAEEYVLDLAADGVVYGEVRYAPELMVQGGLSLPEVVETVQEGLAAGMAKAAAAGTPVRVGTLLCGMRMFDRSREIADLAVAFRDAGVVGFDIAGAEDGFPPADHLAAFEHLRRENVPFTIHAGEAHGLPSIHQALQVCGAQRIGHGVRITDDIVDGKLGRLAGWVRDRRIALEMCPTSNLQTGAATTIAEHPITALKDLGFRVTLNTDNRLVSGTTMTREMSLLVEEAGWTLDDLRTVTVNAVKSAFIPFDERNALIRDVVLPGYEA; encoded by the coding sequence ATGACCGCTACGCGCGTAGACACCGCGATCCTCCGCAGACTCCCCAAGGCCGTCCTGCACGACCACCTCGACGGCGGCCTGCGTCCCACCACCGTCGTCGAGCTCGCGGAGACGGTCGGCCACACCCTGCCCACCACCGACCCCGACGCGCTCGCCGCCTGGTACTACGACGCCGCCAACTCGGGCGACCTGGTCCGCTACATCGCCACCTTCGAGCACACCCTCGCCGTGATGCAGACCCGCGAGGGCCTGCTGCGCACGGCCGAGGAGTACGTCCTCGACCTCGCGGCGGACGGTGTCGTCTACGGCGAGGTCCGCTACGCGCCGGAGCTGATGGTCCAGGGCGGGCTGAGCCTGCCCGAGGTGGTCGAGACCGTGCAGGAGGGGCTCGCGGCGGGCATGGCCAAGGCGGCCGCCGCCGGCACGCCGGTCCGGGTCGGGACGCTGCTGTGCGGCATGCGGATGTTCGACCGCAGCCGGGAGATCGCCGACCTCGCGGTCGCCTTCCGGGACGCCGGTGTCGTCGGCTTCGACATCGCCGGTGCCGAGGACGGTTTCCCGCCCGCCGACCACCTGGCCGCCTTCGAGCACCTGCGCCGCGAGAACGTGCCGTTCACCATCCACGCCGGTGAGGCGCACGGCCTGCCCAGCATCCACCAGGCGCTCCAGGTCTGCGGCGCCCAGCGGATCGGCCACGGAGTGCGGATCACCGACGACATCGTGGACGGCAAGCTCGGCCGCCTCGCCGGGTGGGTGCGCGACCGGCGGATCGCGCTGGAGATGTGCCCGACGTCCAACCTGCAGACCGGTGCGGCCACCACCATCGCCGAGCACCCCATCACGGCACTGAAGGACCTCGGCTTCCGGGTCACCCTCAACACCGACAACCGCCTGGTCTCCGGTACGACCATGACCCGCGAGATGTCGCTGCTGGTCGAGGAGGCGGGCTGGACGCTGGACGATCTGCGCACGGTGACCGTGAACGCCGTCAAGAGCGCGTTCATCCCGTTCGACGAGCGCAACGCCCTCATACGGGACGTGGTCCTGCCGGGCTACGAGGCCTGA
- a CDS encoding VOC family protein, which yields MSRIALVTLVVDDYDEAIRFYTEALGFRLSEDAPREDGSRWVVVEPGAEGTGTALLLARAKGAAQRARVGDQTGGRVGFFLYTDDFARDHDRMVAAGVTFLEAPRHEPYGTVAVFQDLYGNRWDLLQPAG from the coding sequence ATGAGCCGCATCGCCCTGGTCACCCTCGTCGTCGACGACTACGACGAGGCGATCCGCTTCTACACCGAGGCCCTCGGCTTCCGGCTCTCCGAGGACGCGCCCCGCGAGGACGGTTCCCGCTGGGTCGTGGTCGAGCCCGGCGCGGAGGGCACCGGCACCGCCCTGCTGCTCGCCCGCGCCAAGGGTGCGGCGCAGCGAGCCCGGGTGGGCGACCAGACCGGCGGCCGCGTCGGATTCTTCCTGTACACGGACGACTTCGCCCGCGACCACGACCGGATGGTCGCCGCGGGCGTGACCTTCCTCGAGGCGCCGCGGCACGAGCCGTACGGCACGGTCGCCGTCTTCCAGGACCTGTACGGCAACCGCTGGGACCTGCTCCAGCCGGCCGGCTGA